A window of the Chlamydia sp. genome harbors these coding sequences:
- a CDS encoding CT620/CT621 family type III secretion system effector produces the protein MCSMNIFNKIHSISKDYTKIETLFSSKHENNPLSIHHIMQFQKAEIERTAIQNVLSLLDQGIQGRYEQLVSSLSIDTFATSSQPSIDSNSASYDPPHLDPLYNASKQAWTHNVLVNFLAVVTSAKAKATEISQQQNPPTTDLKTFTDLSSLLIELVNKAKDGELSNADFETVNLLPDQIFNAIQTFPFDGSQKVTFSNNLLASFGEDSSIEQVFADMRIEGLQDVLNIVQTKLSPEEFASFQDLQDVIDTLREYVGPFDSEGFNTILQTSEALSSAIVNTSLTSNEKIELCRNIADLYRDQASSIKNLDNVLNETIYVNARNSSLFSNICSLVEFIMGSFAPIGLNETTIEVTNAIIAGALQAVRAIDSRFHELTPEQQTLVNNTVNTLNDFKAGDYVGAVWAYFIAATTIASKDSVTVDEVKQALRSQANTIHSSFSLAQTLESTLTSIVAENGQFKVTVDGVQRQYTIFSKADNSNNAVLNPVLLNFGSIGFLPNITDAANHHAETSARAFFRFRALAQVESAKLDNTLQESEDLLQRITQLRKDLFSQQLLAQSYEIRSLPLPSAVASVLIDRYMPKEIDYLTQMKADLYYSNFGSSVGNAIIEAISFFVNGATYFNFASFAGQQPMTGMAIDTFPGSKETAEAKLALEKQQAKLYMAYTANALNVVQDQLDKVQKDTVITNEQRLRIIDALNGYADNLNAINGSLVLLQVYLNPLTVGVRNGNQAQDKDPEGTFHVFGGQDQWQARLETLEDALVSGLPSNIIGGGLFPMQATVQADQQAYADMGQNYQLEMQMHMTAMQQEWTVVATSLQILNQIYLGLTRKLAG, from the coding sequence ATGTGTTCTATGAACATATTTAATAAAATTCATTCTATTTCAAAAGATTACACAAAAATAGAAACATTATTTTCTTCTAAACATGAAAATAATCCCCTCTCTATACACCATATTATGCAATTCCAAAAGGCTGAAATAGAACGAACCGCGATTCAAAATGTTTTATCTCTTTTAGACCAAGGTATACAAGGAAGATATGAGCAGTTGGTGAGCTCTCTGTCGATTGATACCTTTGCCACATCTTCTCAACCATCTATTGACTCTAACTCAGCAAGCTATGATCCTCCTCATTTAGATCCTCTTTACAATGCATCTAAACAGGCCTGGACTCACAATGTATTAGTAAATTTTTTAGCAGTTGTTACTTCCGCAAAAGCAAAAGCCACAGAAATCTCTCAACAACAAAATCCTCCAACGACAGATCTCAAGACTTTCACAGACCTTTCTAGTTTACTGATCGAACTGGTCAATAAGGCTAAAGATGGTGAATTATCTAATGCAGACTTCGAAACTGTTAATCTTCTTCCCGATCAAATCTTTAATGCCATTCAAACTTTTCCCTTTGATGGAAGCCAAAAAGTGACTTTTTCGAATAATTTATTAGCTTCTTTTGGAGAAGACTCCTCTATAGAACAGGTCTTTGCGGATATGCGCATAGAAGGGCTTCAAGATGTTTTAAATATCGTTCAAACAAAACTTTCTCCTGAAGAATTTGCTTCGTTTCAAGATTTACAAGACGTCATAGATACTCTTCGTGAATATGTAGGACCTTTTGATAGTGAAGGTTTCAATACCATTTTACAGACAAGTGAAGCTCTGTCTTCAGCCATTGTCAATACCTCATTAACTAGTAATGAAAAAATTGAGCTCTGCCGCAACATTGCAGACCTCTATAGAGATCAGGCCTCATCTATTAAAAATCTAGATAATGTTTTGAATGAAACTATTTATGTAAATGCAAGAAATAGTTCGCTCTTCTCTAATATTTGTAGCCTTGTTGAGTTCATTATGGGCAGTTTCGCTCCTATTGGATTGAATGAAACAACCATAGAAGTGACGAATGCTATCATTGCTGGAGCATTACAAGCTGTTCGTGCTATTGATTCTCGATTCCATGAACTAACCCCAGAACAACAAACTTTAGTTAATAATACCGTTAATACACTCAATGATTTTAAAGCTGGTGACTATGTCGGAGCTGTCTGGGCCTACTTTATAGCAGCAACGACGATCGCCTCTAAAGACTCTGTAACTGTAGATGAAGTTAAGCAAGCATTACGATCTCAAGCAAATACCATTCACTCTTCCTTTTCTCTTGCCCAAACCCTGGAATCTACACTTACAAGTATTGTTGCAGAAAATGGACAATTCAAAGTTACAGTCGATGGTGTACAGCGGCAGTACACTATTTTCAGCAAAGCTGACAATTCTAATAATGCTGTCCTTAACCCCGTCCTTCTTAACTTCGGATCTATAGGATTCTTACCCAACATCACTGATGCTGCGAATCATCACGCTGAAACTTCTGCTCGAGCCTTCTTTAGATTTAGGGCATTAGCACAAGTAGAGAGTGCGAAATTAGACAACACATTACAAGAAAGCGAAGATCTTTTACAACGAATCACTCAACTACGCAAAGACCTGTTTTCCCAACAACTATTAGCACAATCTTACGAGATCCGTTCTCTTCCTCTTCCTTCTGCTGTTGCTTCCGTTCTGATAGATCGCTATATGCCTAAAGAAATCGACTATTTGACACAGATGAAAGCCGATCTATACTATAGTAATTTTGGCTCTAGCGTAGGAAATGCAATAATTGAAGCTATTTCTTTCTTCGTTAACGGAGCTACGTATTTTAACTTTGCAAGCTTTGCAGGGCAGCAACCTATGACCGGCATGGCTATAGATACTTTCCCAGGATCAAAAGAAACTGCTGAAGCTAAACTAGCTTTAGAAAAACAACAAGCAAAGCTTTACATGGCATATACTGCAAATGCTCTGAATGTTGTACAAGATCAGTTAGATAAAGTTCAGAAAGATACGGTTATTACCAACGAACAACGCTTACGCATTATAGACGCTTTGAATGGTTATGCTGATAACCTCAATGCGATTAATGGTTCCTTAGTACTACTCCAGGTATATCTTAACCCTCTGACCGTAGGTGTTCGCAACGGAAATCAAGCTCAAGACAAAGATCCGGAAGGAACGTTCCATGTATTCGGAGGGCAAGATCAATGGCAAGCTCGTCTAGAAACGCTAGAAGATGCTCTTGTTTCCGGTCTCCCTTCTAACATTATCGGAGGAGGATTGTTTCCTATGCAAGCAACTGTGCAGGCAGATCAACAAGCTTATGCAGATATGGGTCAAAACTATCAACTAGAAATGCAAATGCACATGACTGCTATGCAGCAAGAATGGACTGTTGTTGCTACATCTTTACAAATTCTTAATCAAATCTATCTCGGATTGACTAGAAAACTGGCTGGATAG